The sequence CGTGCCGTTCCTGGGCGACGCGGTCACGGTCGGCTTCCACTTCTGCCGCAAGGACTCGCCGTTCCGGATGACGGTGATGTGCATCGGCGGCGGGGGCTGGGTGGAGCTGCGCGTCTCACCGAAGGGCATGGTGCTCCTCGAGGTGGGCCTCGAGGCGACCGCGTGCCTCTCGGTGGACCTGGGCGTCGCCTCGGGGTCGGTGTCGATCGCGGTCGGCGTCTACATCCGCATGGAGGCCGCGAAGGGCCTGCTCACGGCCTACTTCCGGATCCGCGGCGAGGTCGACGTCCTCGGGCTGATCTCCGCGTCCATCACGCTCGAGCTGTCCCTGACGTACCACTTCGAGACGGGCAAGCTCGTCGGGCGCGCGTCGCTCGTCGTCGAGGTCGAGGTGCTGTTCTTCTCGGCCTCCGTCGAGATCACGGTCGAGAAGAAGCTCGCCGGGTCCAAGGGTGACCCGACGCTCAAGGACGTCCTGCCACCCGCGCCCGACGGCAGCAACGCCGACTGGTCCGCCTACTGCGAGGCGTTCGCGCCTCTGCCCGCCTGAGGCCGAGGGGAGCCCCTGGTGACCACCGCACGTGTCCTGCTGACGGCCCTGCCGCGCACGCTCGACGAGACCGCCGAGCACCACCTGACCGCGTACGTCACGCACAAGCTCGAGACCGACGGGGACGACGAGACGCTCGCCGCCTTCCCCGCGGTCGCCGACTGGGTGACGACACTGCAGGGCTCCCGCCTCGAGCTGGTGCACGACGCCGGCGCGCCCGTCCCGCTCACCGTGGTGTCCGTCCCCGACCAGGACGCGTGGGCCGCCGTGCTCCCGCCGACGACGAGGGTCGCGGGCTACCCGAAGCCCGCGGTCGCGGCCGCGCCGTGGGAGTCCTTCCCCGCGCACCGGCTGAGCGACCACGCGGTGGACCTGCACCTCATGTCCCTGACCGCGAACCCCACGCACCGCCCGCCCGTGCTCGGCGACCCGGTGATGGCGGGCTTCCTGGACCGGCTCGCCCAGTTCTCCCGCTCGGCGGGGCAGATCCGGGAGCTGGCGCAGCAGCGTGCGACCCGCGGCGCCCGGCTGCTCGCTCGTCGGACCCAGGAGGCCCAGGCCAGCCTGGGGGCGACCGGCGTGCGGGGGCGGCCGGCCTACGTGACCGACGGGCAGGACGTGCGCTCGCCGATCGAAGTGCTCCTCGCGGACACGGACGCCGACGAGCGCGTCACGACGTACCTCGACGGCCAGCGCGGCGTCGACCACGCGGCGGACCCCGAGCTGCAGCTGATGGCGGACGCGCACGCGGCGCGCCGCTACTACGAGCGCCCCGAGGAGCAGACGGAGTACCGCGAGCACCCGGTCGAGGGCGCCACGCTCCCGCGGCCCGACAAGCCGGACCCGGACTTCCACCAGCGCGCCGCGCACCTGGCCGACACGCCCGCGCTGCTGCGTCCGCTGGGTCTCGCGCTCGACCTGCGCATCGACTCGGCCGACGACCGTGCGGCGCTCGCGCGCGCGACGTGGGTCGCGGTCCGGCTGGTGACCACCGCCGACGTGGTGCGCCTGGCCCCGCCGCGCACGCAGGTGGTGGTGCGCGGCGACCGGTTCGACGCGGTCTCGTCGGACGCGTGGGTGGGCGGCGCGGTCCCGCTGGGCGACGACTCCTACGTGGTGCTGGACCTCGATCCCGACGCGTCGGGGCTCAAGCTCGACCAGCACGTGCGCTCGCTGCCGGCGCTGGCCGCGAGCGAGACCAACGGCGACGAGACCTCATCGGCCCCCGGCACGCTGCGCACGTCCGGGTTCGGCATCGCGCGCACGGACCGCGTCGGCACGACGAGGGCGCGCGTCCAGGCCGCCGAGGCGATGACCACCCCCGACGACGGTCCCGACGACGGACCGGGCGACGCCGGCCCCCTGCTGCGGTACGACGACCTGGTCCGCGGCCTGCGCCTCGAGGTGTGGGACGACCGCACGCGCGCGTGGCACTCGCTGCACGAGCGGCGCGTGGACGTGACGGCCGACCCGGGCACCGGGCCGCGGCCCGTGCTGACGGACGCGCCGGACGTGGGGTTCCTGCAGCTCTCGGGGCTCAACCGAGTGCCCGGGTCGTCGCACTACTACCTGCACGAGGTGGTCGCGGGCTGGGACGGGTGGAGCCTGTCGGCGCCCCGGCCGGGCCGCGTGATCGTCGACGAGGTGCACCCGCCGGCCGAGGTGCCGGAGGACGCCGAGGTCACGGGCGTGCACGTCACGACGCGCGTCGAGCCGGGCTCGCTGCCGCGGCTGCGGTGGGGGTGGTCGTACGCGTTCCGGCTGGTCGGCGTGGACCTCGCGGGCGGCTCGGTGCCGCGCACGACGACGCTGCGCCCGCTGCCCGAGCGGCTGGCGGGTCCCGCGCGCAGCGCCGCGCGCGAGCACCTGGACCACCTGCGTGACCGGTACGCCGCGCGCGACGAGCAGGGGCTGCTGCGCGCGGTCCGGGACCGGGTGCTGGCCGCGCTGCCCGCACCCGACGCGGGGCCCGGCACCGGCGCGGAGCCCGGACGCGACGCGGAGTGGCTCGGCGACCTCGTGGATCGCTCGGCCGCCGTGCGGCCCGTGCTGACGCGCGAGGAGCTCGCCGAGCAGGTGCCGGCCGAGCTGCGCACGGGCGACCTCGACCTCGACGCGGTCGTCGGCGGACGACTGGTCGCGACGCGCCGGGCGGCGGCGGACGTCGCCGCGCAGTCGCGGGTCGCGGGCCGGCGGGGGGCGAGCGCGCGGGGCGTCGACGAGGCTGGCGCGGGCCGGTCGGACGGGCCTTCGTCGGACGGGCGTTCGTCGGCCGGACCCGCGCAGGGGCTGACCGAGCCGGTGGCTGCGCTGGCCGGCGACGCCGCGCGGTCGGCGTTCGCGCGCGTCGCCGCGGCGTCGCGCGTGCTCGCGGCAGCGGCCTCGTCGTGGCGCGTGCGCCCGCAGCTCGCGATCGACCCGGACGCGTTCGCGGACCTGGCTGCCGTCCCGGACCTGGCGGTGCCCGACGAGGTGCGCGTGGGCCGGCGGCCCGTGGTCACCACGCCGCGGCCCTACCTGCGCTGGACGCCCGTGCCGCCGCCGACGCTCGTCGCGCAGGCCGGCCTGGGGACGGGGGAGCAGCTCGCGCGGCTCGTCGTGCGGACGGGCCTGCCGGACGGGCACCCGGACGCGATCACGACGAGCGCGCGGCACGTGGTCCCGCCCAAGGCGACGCAGCTCGAGGCCGAGACGGACGGGAAGTTCGACCTGGCGATCGGCTCGACCGACGCCGACGTGCAGAAGGCGCAGTACGCGATCGCGCTCGCGGAGCGCGGGACCCTGCTGGACCGGCGCCGCCCGTCGCTCGACGACGCGAACGCGACCGAGGAGCAGCCGGGCATCGCGCTGCTCGCGCGGCCGGGCGCTGACCCGGACGCGGCGGTCACGCTCGACGACATCGAGGCCCGCCGCGACACCCCGCTGGGCGAGGGCCAGTACGTGGTGCACGGCACCGACGAGCTCACGCTGCCCTACCTGCCGGACCCGCACGCGGCGGGCGTCGCGCTCGTCTTCTACGACGCGGGCGCGCCCCACCTGCTGCCCGAGCCGCGCGTGCTGCAGGCCGTGGTGCTGCCGTTCCCCGGTGACTGGCCGCGCGTCGAGCCGCTGCGGCTGGTGCTCGAGCGCGGCGAGACGCTGGGCGCGCGGCTCGACGGACGGGACGTGCGCGTCACGCTGCCGCCCGGCGAGCAGGTGCGCGTCGCGATGTCGTCGTCGCTGCGGGGCGTCGACCTGGACGACTTCGGCCTGTGGCGCTCGCACCTGGCCTCCACGGTGGACCCCGACGGTGACGGGCAGTCCACCCAGGAGCAGGTGATCGCGGCGGCGGTGCTGCTGCGCGCGGCCGTCGCGGGCTGGACGTGGTGGCTCACGCCCGCCACCGACCTGCGCCTGGTGCACGCCGTGCCCGCGCCCGTGCTGCCGCCGCACCTGCGGGACCTGCGCGTGCTGCTGCGTCCCGCGGGGCTCCCGGTCGCGCTGCTCGGCGGGCTCGTGGACGTGCACGGACCCAGCACCGACCAGCTCGTCGTGCGCGCGTCCTGGACCGAGTGGGTGGACGACGTGGCGGCGGCCGGGCCCGTGCAGGTGACGCGGGAGGACGTCGTCGTGCGGTCGACGGTCTGGCCGGGCGAGCGGCTGGGTCTGCTCTGGCTCGTCGACCACGTCCCGTCCGGGACGGACGCGCTGGGCGACGCGGACGTCGGCGTCCACCAGGCCCTGCAGACGTTCCCCGACACGCACCACCGCGAGGTCACCTACACGCCCAGCGGCACGACGAGGTACGCCGAGCTGTTCGCCCCCGAGGACGTCCCCGCGCCCGACGACCCCGTCCTGGCCGGCGCCCCGCGCACGCTCACCGTCCTGTCCTCCGCGCGGCCCGCGGGTGCCGAGGTCGTCGACACCGTGCCGCTGCTGCGGTGGGAGACCGGGACCGAGCCGGACCAGCCGTTCGCGGTCCGCCGCGTGCGGCGCTCGGGCGTGCGGGTCTGGCTGCGGCGGCCGTGGTTCTCGTCGGGCGACGGCGAGCTGCTGGGCGTGCTCGTCGGACCGGGGTCCGACCTGCCCGCCGACACCATCAGCCTGTGGGGCCGCGACCCGATCGTGCACGGTGCGCACGTCGCGCAGGGCACGATGCCGCCGCTCGTCGAGCCCGCGCACCTGTCCGTCGCGCTCGCGTCCGGCGGGTCCTGGGTGGACCGGCCCGCGCGGCCGGCGCGGTTCCCCGCCACCGTGCCGCTGCTGGACGTGAAGGGCCGGCCGGGGGCGCAGGTGTACGGCTACCGGCCCGAGTTCCACCCGGACCGCGGCCAGTGGTACGTCGACGTGGCGCTCGACGACGGGCCGGCGCTGTGGCCGTTCGTCCGGCTCGCGGTCGCGCGCTACCAGCCGTCCTCGATCGCGGACTGCGAGCTGTCGCCCGTCGGGCTGACCGCCTGGGCGCAGCCCCTGCCGACCCGCACCGCGACCGTCAGCCGCCCCGACCCGGACCACGTCCGCGTCACGGTGACCGGCGCTGTCGGCTTCTACCGCACGCGGCCTCGGCGGGGCCTCCCGGTGCCGAGCCTGCCCGACGAGCCCGCGGACCTGCTCGACGCCGACACCCCGACCGGTCAGGTGCAGGAGCTCGACGAGCTGCTGCGCCTGTCCCGGGTGATGCGCGCGAGCGTCCAGGTGCTCGACGAGGGCGCGAGCGACCTGCAGTGGCGCACGGTCGCGACGCGGCGGCTGCCGGCGGTGGGGTTCGGCGACGAGACGACGTTCCGCGTCACCTGGACCGGTGAGCTGCCCTGCCCGGGCGTCCCCTTGGCGACCCCGGGCTCGTCGGAGACGTGGCGCGTCCTGGTCGAGGAGTCCGAGCTCCTGGACGCCGACGCCCCGGACGCCCCCAACGCCGACGGCCGCACCGTCCTCATCCCGCGCACGGTCTACCTGGACTCCATCCCCCTCTGACCCCCGCCCCTGTCCGGCCCAGGGCGACTGCTACGTTCGCGGTGGCTGGTTCGTCGCCTCGAGGGGAACGTGCAGGGTGCGTGACGCGGGGCAGAGTGGGACGCCGTCGATGACGGGCGTCGAGGTGTACGGCCGCGGACTCCTGCTCGGTGCGTGCACCGGATCGGCCGCGGGTGCCGTGGGCGGGTTCGTGCTGATGCTCGCGTCGTACGACGCGCTCGGCGGCCTGGCGGTCGGTGGGATGGCCGGGCTCGTCGTCGGCGCGCTCGCCGCCGCGTGTCTCGGTCCGCTCCTCGTGCGTCGAGCGCGCGCCCGCGCCGGCGCGCCGACGCGTGCGGACCGCGCGGCGTTCGCGGCACTCACGCTGCTCGTGTCGGTCGGTGTCTGGCTCTTCGTGACCGCCGGCGCCGACGAGCTGGAGCCGCTAGCGGTCGTCGCGGGTGCCCTCTCGACGGCCGTGGCGGTCGCCAGCATCACGTTCGGCCTGACCTGGGCGATGTGCCCCACCACCACCCGCCCGATCCGCGCGCTCACCTGAGCCGCTCCACCCGAGTCCCGGTCGATGCGGGCAGTCAGGTCGACGCTGTCGAGCTCTTCCGCAAGACGGAGCGCCGCTCGTCAATAGAAATCGGCGAGGACCACGCCGTTGCGCCGTGCGGCGGTGCCGAAGCGCTCGGCCTGGTCACGGCTGAGCTCGATCGCAACCCACATGTCGCTGGTTGTGCCCCGCAGGGATCGAGTGGCTCAGCGTCCATCGGGCACCTCGATCACGACGGAGGGTTCGCCGTCGGGGGCGTAGCCGACGGGCAGCGCGATGACGAACGTCTGGGGAACGCTGTCCGCCGTGCAGACGAGCACGCCCTCGGGGGGTGGGGTCACGCGGTCCGTGCTGAAGGTGACGTGAACTGTCGACCCGGACGCGCGAACCCACTCCGGCGACTCGAAGCAGCTTGAGGACGTCGTGGTCCAGACGGTCACGGTCCCGGCCTCGAGGTCGACGACGCCGCCCTCGCTCGTGTCCACAGCGACGTCGGTCGGCCAGCCGCGGTAGGAGTCGAGGATCTCGGCCGGTGTGCTCGCCGCGCTCGCGAACGAGCCGCGGTCGGCGGTCGGCGTCGGCGTTCCGCGCTCCACCTGGCCGAGGACGGTGCCGGCGGCGAGGAAGACGGCCAGGACGCAGCTCCCGCGAACGAGTGCCCGCCGGCGACGTGCACGGCGGCCGAGCGCGAGAACCGCATCGGCGTCGAGAGGCGGGACAGGCGCGGTGCTGCTGACGTCGCGGAGGCGCGACACCACGTCGTGCTCGGAGGTCATCGATCGCTCCCGTCGTCCGGCGTCGTGTCCAGTGCGTGGCGCAGCTGCGCGAGGCCGCGCGACGCGGCGGACTTCACTGCTCCAACGCTGATCCCGAGCATCTCGGCGACCTCCAGCTCAGGGAGCCCGACCGCGTAGCGGAGCACCACGACGCGGCGTCGCTGCAAGGGAAGCTCCGCGAGAGATCGGAGCATCGCGTCGTCTCCCGTGAACTCGTGGCGCGACAGGCGTCCCGGTTCGGGCATCGACTCGGGCGCGGTGAGGACCTCCCGGCGGCGTGACCGCCAGGTGTCGATACGGGCGTTCGCCAGCACGCGACGCGCGTAGGCGAGGGGCTCGCCCCGCCGGGCCGACCGCCACGCGATGTAGGTCTTCACGAGGGCCGCCTGCGTGAGCTCGTCCGCCCGGTCGAGGTTGCCGCAGAGCAGACGTGCCATGCGGTGCAGCGAGGGGCCGTCCGCCACGACGAACGCGGCGAACTCGGCGTCGTGATCGGCCTTCGTCAGGTTGAGCTGATGCTCGCCCTGGAGCGCCACGTAGGTGTCGTCGGGCACGGCAACGCCTCCCGAGATGAGGGATGGACTCACAGGGTGTTCACGATCCACGACCCGTCTGACGTTGCTCGTCGGGCTCGATTCACCCGAAAGGGTGCCGCACGGCGATCGCTCGGAGTCCACCGAGGGTCACTTCGTGGACACGCCTGGACATCGGAGACGTCGATATCGGTAATATGCC is a genomic window of Cellulomonas fulva containing:
- a CDS encoding SigE family RNA polymerase sigma factor, giving the protein MDSERSPCGTLSGESSPTSNVRRVVDREHPVSPSLISGGVAVPDDTYVALQGEHQLNLTKADHDAEFAAFVVADGPSLHRMARLLCGNLDRADELTQAALVKTYIAWRSARRGEPLAYARRVLANARIDTWRSRRREVLTAPESMPEPGRLSRHEFTGDDAMLRSLAELPLQRRRVVVLRYAVGLPELEVAEMLGISVGAVKSAASRGLAQLRHALDTTPDDGSDR